The Paramisgurnus dabryanus chromosome 1, PD_genome_1.1, whole genome shotgun sequence genome includes a window with the following:
- the LOC135752527 gene encoding uncharacterized protein: protein MEVKEEPQEVKVEEIQHELDDFTTEEKYSDYLETSQKNETQMMPAVWKGFYPSQQCANNFTNTNVKPRSGEKPYKCTQCGDDFTHMGHLKLHERIHTREKSFSCHQCGMTFGNISYLKVHFNTHAGETQKGFGNERNVSAHAMNHNEEMPFTCFQCGKGFRVKGNPEAHNGEKRCPECEKGFLHNANLNSHARIHTGEKPYKCSECGDDFTNKGHLKLHERIHTGEKPYKCPECGRRFTRNGSLEFHLRIHTGERPYTCTYCGKSFTLKGHLKNHITIHTGEKPFTCVHCGKSFARQERLKSHVRIHTEEKPHSCRENTQLKSHVGQRPFACLRCGKGFSRKILLKVHLRIHTGERPFTCLQCGKGFIRESSLKIHKQSHSEERPFRCVRCGKGFKHKSNLTTHVKIHTGVKPYTCTHCGKSFAMKSQLQSHVTIHTGQRPFTCSQCGKGFVQQALLKNHLRIHSGEKPFTCLQCGKSFTHASSLKVHQQSHSEEKSFSCDECGKTFVSALFLKRHQKTHTNKTPYSCSVCGKCFSLIDYLKRHQKIHTGEKTCV from the coding sequence ATGGAAGTGAAGGAAGAACCTCAGGAAGTGAAAGTGGAGGAGATACAACATGAACTTGATGATTTCACCACTGAAGAAAAATATTCAGATTATTTAGAAACATCTCAGAAAAATGAAACCCAAATGATGCCAGCGGTGTGGAAAGGGTTTTACCCGTCCCAGCAGTGTGCAAACAATTTTACAAATACAAACGTGAAGCCTCGCAGTGGAGAGAAGCCGTACAAATGCACTCAATGTGGAGATGATTTCACACACATGGGACATCTTAAGTTACATGAAAGGATTCACACTCGTGAGAAGAGTTTCTCCTGCCATCAATGTGGAATGACTTTTGGAAATATAAGTTACCTTAAGGTACATTTCAATACTCACGCTGGAGAAACACAAAAGGGTTTTGGTAATGAAAGAAATGTTTCAGCCCATGCAATGAATCATAATGAAGAGATGCCTTTCACCTGCTTTCAGTGTGGAAAAGGTTTTAGAGTAAAAGGAAACCCTGAAGCTCACAACGGTGAGAAACGGTGCCCTGAATGTGAAAAGGGTTTTTTACACAATGCTAATTTAAATTCTCATGCAAGgattcacaccggagagaagCCGTACAAATGCTCCGAGTGTGGAGATGATTTTACAAATAAAGGACACCTTAAGTTACATGAAAGAATTCACACGGGTGAGAAGCCGTACAAATGCCCCGAGTGTGGAAGGAGGTTCACGCGAAACGGAAGCCTGGAGTTTCATTTaaggattcacactggagagagacCGTACACCTGTACTtactgtggaaagagtttcacatTGAAAGGTCATCTTAAGAATCACATAACAATTCACACCGGTGAGAAACCTTTCACTTGCGTtcactgtggaaagagttttgcaCGTCAAGAGAGGTTAAAGTCTCATGTAAGGATTCACACTGAAGAGAAACCTCACAGCTGCAGAGAGAATACGCAGCTCAAGAGTCACGTCGGCCAGAGACCTTTCGCTTGTCTGAGATGCGGAAAGGGTTTTTCACGAAAAATACTCCTGAAAGTTCACTTGAGGATTCATACGGGAGAGAGACCTTTCACCTGTCTTCAGTGTGGAAAGGGTTTTATAAGAGAATCAAGTCTTAAAATTCACAAGCAGTCTCATTCTGAAGAAAGACCGTTCAGGTGTGTTCGGTGTGGGAAGGGTTTCAAACATAAATCAAACCTTACGACTCACGTGAAGATTCACACTGGAGTCAAACCTTACACCTGTACtcactgtggaaagagttttgcaATGaaatctcagcttcagagtcaCGTAACAATTCACACGGGTCAGAGACCTTTCACTTGCTCGCAGTGTGGAAAGGGTTTTGTACAACAAGCACTCCTGAAAAATCACCTGAGGATTCATTCGGGAGAGAAACCTTTCACGTGTCTTCAGTGCGGAAAGAGTTTCACTCATGCATCAAGTCTCAAAGTTCACCAGCAATCTCATTCTGAAGAAAAATCATTCAGCTGTGATGAGTGTGGAAAAACCTTCGTTTCAGCTTTGTTCCTGAAAAGACATCAGAAAACTCATACAAATAAAACCCCATACTCGTGTTCAGTCTGTGGAAAGTGTTTTTCACTCATTGACTATTTGaaaagacatcagaaaatacacacCGGTGAGAAAACTTGTGTGTGA